GGCCTTCTCGTCCGCCTCTATCCTGAGCAGTAGGTAGTCCCTTCCGGTTATCCTTCCGCCCCCGAGCTCGAGCATTGCCCTTACTTCGTCCACCGCCATCTCCGGGAGGCTGCCGAGAATCCTGACGTAGAGCATGATCCGGGCTCTCCGGCGGGGTTTTTAAGGGTTTGGCCAAGGTTAGGACCTTCGAAAACCTTAATATTCAAAACTGAACTTTACCCATTTGACGACCTGCAGTCTTCAAAAACCTTGAGGAATCCCCCTTCTGCGGGAGGAGGGGCGTGAGGCAAAGAAAGGGGAATCAAACCCCATATCGTTGCCGGGAGACTCTTGTGCGAGTCCAAAAATCAATTATTGAAAGCACGAGATTTTCTTTAAAATTACTTAAGACATTTAATTCCATCCTTGGGCCTTTTTGATATTCATCCTCAAAATCTTTTTGAAGGATCTGTTTCATCTTCAAAACCTTTATTCTCATATTTACCCCCCAAGGGAGGTGTATATCGCTTTAACCCATGGATGCAGTTTTATAAGCTGGAGGTTCTCATTAAGTTTTTTGTCCTTTTCAAGAGCATCAAACACCTTTTTTATATTTAGGAGTAGTTCTTCTCGTTCTTTTTCAGAAGTTTCAAGTAAGTTGTCTGGAAGATCTATGTCCTCAAGTTTATCCTCTACAAACTGTCTAATCGGGATTTTTATTACATCTCCAAGGTATAACTCATAAACAAGACAGTCTATCAGGTTGTCAAAATAATCAATGATGTATTGGAGGTGCTTATCTTTTTTGGCAAAGTAATTCTGGTACTGTTTGAGGAAGAGCATGTATTTGGCAATAATCACAAGCGAATTTAGGTTAGGATTATTTAAATCAATAATGGGTAGTTCCTCTAATTCATAAGGTTTTATATTATAAGTCAAGGAATATTTTTGGAATCTCCAGTCAAGTAAAGAGCTATTAAATAATGATAGTAGTATGGCATAATATTTAAATTTGTGATAATCATTTTTGAGTATAATAACTCTTACACCATTGGTCAATATGTAATCACCAAATAAAATGGAAAAATGAAGTTTTCTTTTTTCTCCTCTATTTGCCATTTGTCTCCCAACAAGCTTAGGTGATATTTTCATTAATTCTCCAACTGTTTTTGCCGAAAGTATCTGCTTGTTTAATTTTCTTTTTCTAAATTCATCGCCGTTTTTTATCCATCTTTTTTCTTCCTCTCTCGGCTCTAAATCTACAAACCAATCTTTAATATGGTTACTTGCAACAGCAAGTTCCCCTGTAGGTTTTGAAGATAGGTACTTTTTGTCATTAGTTTCATGCAATTTCCCATCAAAAATCCACCCTAAAGGCTCACCTTTAATGTAATTTCCAAAGGTTTTATACTTTTTAAGATATTCAATAATCTCTTTTTCCTTTTCATTCCTTAAAAGAGGCAATCGTAGTAATTTGGAATTTTCATAAATGTAATTTTTATCTATTCTTTGGCCTACGATAGAATTTAAGTTTTCTACTTGCTCAGTAGTTATAAACGGAAAGACATAAATTGTGTAGTTGGTTTTCTCCATATTTGCTTTTTTTAGTATGAATATTGAGACCTCATAGTTAATACCTTTTTTAAATAAATAAGTGGTCGTTTCTAAAGGAAAGTGTAAAATTGCTTTAATATGATAATTCAGGTATAGTTTTCTTAACTCAAAACTTTCCTTATCGCCCCAAAACATTATGGGGACTAAAAATGAATAATACCCAGATTTAGATACATAACTTATTGATCGCTCCAAAAACATTTTATAAAGATCAATATTTGCACCTATTTTAGTGTAAAAATGCTTGTAAATTTTAGAAAAAATGGCTTTCTCATGTTTTGGAATATCCATATTTTTTATTTTCCCATACGGCGGATTCCCCACCACAACATCAAACCCCGGATTCTCCCTCAACATAACCTCAGGAAATTCAAAAGCCCAGTGGAAGGTTTTTATCTTCTTTAACTCATCTAAATCAATTCCATGCTCCCCAGCAAACTTCTCATCCAGTTTACCGTTAAACAGGTGGGTTATGTAATTAAGAAGACCGTTCAGCTTAACCGCATACTTCGAATTTAAGGATGCCACGAGAATCCTTGTGAGCTTCTCCTTCGTCTTTAAAACCCTCTCAAAGTCCCTCCAGTCGATCTCCTTTTTCGCAAGGATCCTGTTCATCTCTTCAACTTCTCTGAGAATGTTTCCCTTAATTCCAAGGGCCTTTGCGATTGATGGCAGGTATTCCTTCAGCTCTTCATCAACCTTAATCCTTTTTTCAATGTCCTGGATCTCCTGCTCCTTTAAAATAAAACTAAGCAGTGATTTTTGTTTTTCCCTGGGTTCCTCCCCATCTTTCGTTTCCTTCCTCGGTAAATTCACGTAGCCAATAAGAGAATTGCCCTCCCTCAGATTGAAATGAACGTTCGGAAACCTGATGAAAACCCCCGCATCGGCGTTGAAATGCCTCGCGAGAGTAAGGAAAAGCCTCGCCTTCGCTACCTTCAGTGCCGAGGGCTTTATATCGACGCCGTAAACGTTCCTCGACAGAATTATGAAGAATTTGACGTAAATCTCGAACATCCCCTCCTTTTCTGGAATTTCAAGCAAGTTAAATGGCTCTATCCTTCCTTCATCATTCGCAACGAGAATTTCAAGTTTCTCAATTCCAGCCGTCTTTACCCTATCCTTTAAGTTTTGATAGATATCAACGAGAACCTTAATGGCACTCTCGAGGAAGTGACCGGAACCAACAGCTGGATCGAGGATTTTAATATCCTTCAATAGATCAAAAAGGGCAAGCAGCTCATCCTTCCCTCCGGAATTGATCAGCTCGTCTATACTCTTATATCCCTTGTTGAATTTCTTGTTTATTCTATCGATTAGATATGGCTCGATAGTGTTCTTTCAGATATATTCTGTAATCTTCCCCGGGGTGTAATACGAGCCGGTCTTCTTTTTTTCTTCTTCTGTCATTAACTTTTCATAAAGGGAGCCAAGGACGTACTCGTCGATGTCCCCATCGACCCAGTCCCTGCTCTCAAAAAGGTTTAGCAGGGGAACGTCAAAATCAATGTCCCTTTCAGAAATCATTCTTCTTCTGCCCTTTGGTGTTAAATTTACCAGCTTCTCAGTGACCCCCTTCTGATAAAAGCACTTATCCGGAATCGTTATGGCTTCGTTGTTCCCCCGTTCACCATCCAGAAATACCGCCGGGCCGATGACAACACACTTCCCTATGTGCTCGTCCTCAACGTACGGACCATCGGAGTACCCGCTTATCTTATTGAAGAAATGCCTTAAGAAATCGTGATAGCTCTCAAATCCGCCCAGAAGCTTTCTCTGTTTTAGCTCTTCGAATTTCGTTATGAAGTATCTCTTATCTTTGTTGAAAAATCCTTTTTCCTGCAGATACCAGAGTGTGAGCATCTGCATCATGAAGTTATCCACGAATTCCCTTCTTTCCCTATCTCCGGAAAGCCCCTTGATATTTTCGAGCAAAAACTCTTTACATTTCTTGTAAAGGACGTAGAACTCTTCAATTACGTCGGACCTGTTAAATAGCTCCTCAAAATTCTTAGGGCTTGGCTCTTCCAAAGCCTTGTACAGCTTTTTGAGGAAGAGTTTGTTTATCTTGGCTATCGTTTTTCTGATATACTTGTCCTTAGCCCTGTAGTCCTTAATAATAACCTCCTCTCCCCTGTAAACTATGATTCCAAGTCTTGCGGCATAGCCACTCACTGGTGGCTTGTAATTTAAAAGGCTGGAAAGTTCCCTCTTATCGTCGGTTTCGGCAAAAAGTATGCCATCGAAGAGGTTTATATCCTCATCTTTCTCGAAGATGTAAACGGGATAATTTTTCCCTGAAATCTCGATTTCTTTTCTCTCAAACTTTTCAATCCTCCTGAGGATGTCTTTCTTTAATTTTTCAACCGTTATAGGCATAGAACCACCCCAGCGGTTTCTTTTCCACCTTTAACGATTCGATGTCATCCAGCCTCTTCATTCTAAAGTATTTATAGAGGGCATCAACGACACCTTTAACGTCGTTGATTTTCACATTATTGTTCCTTTCAACCTGAATTAAATTATTCTTAACCAGCAGAGATTTTATCTCCCTCGAATACTGGTGATAGTCCAGTAGCTGAAGTTTATTAACAATGTTGTTATATTTCTTTCTATACTCTTCAGAGTCTCTTACCTCCTCCCTTTTTAAAATTAACGCGTTTAATAAGTTATAGAGAAATCCCTTTTGTTTGGGTTTAAATTCTCTCCTTAATTTTTCAACTTCTTCTTCAGCCTTTTCTTCAATCTTCTTCAGCTTTTCAGCCGCAACATCGAGTTTCACCGGATTCATAGCCCCGCCCTTCACAAGCTCGAGCAGGACAAGGGGAGACTCTTCCTTCAATCCATCTTCACCCATGCTGATAATCTTCTTATCTATCCTGTAACCCCCGCGATAAAACTCGTAAATGCTGTAGATCCTGTTGGATCCGGATTTTACGTAGGTGTAATAGGGCCCATCTTCAAGATTCACGACCTCCTCAAAATCCTCTTTCGTTAATCCCAGCTCGTACTGTATGATGTTCAGAAGCCTGTACTCATCGATCTGCTCCTGCGGAATTCCACCTTTAAACCACTGCTTGAACTCCTCAGAAATACCGAGCTCTTCAAGGTCGGTCATTGATAATTCGGAGATCCTCTTGATCCTCTCACCAAATGTCTCAACGCTTATTTTCTCCTCGGGACTGAGTATTCTGGATTCTTTACCAACAACAAGCGTTATGTCCTCGATTTTCTGTTTGAGCTTGTTCAGAATTCCTACAAGAACCTCTATCTCCTCCGAGGGAATGAAGTTCAGGACATAAACATCCTTCTCGTTTCCTATTCTATTCACCCTTCCAACCCTCTGGACGATTATCATGGGATTCCACGGCAGGTCAAAGTTAACAACAGCATCCGCATCCTGCAGATTAACGCCTTCACTAAGGGCGTCGGTTGATATGAGAATATCAATTTCTCCATACCTTTCTACTTCTTTCTCTCCACCATTGGCCTCTGGAGCAAACCTCTTTATGTAGTTGATCTTTGTAGTTGTGTCGGTATCCCCGGTAACAAGTGCAATCTTTAACCTGCCTTTATCATCCTTAAGCCATGGATGGAGATCAACTTCTCTTTCAATCCACTCCCTAAGATTGTGATAAATGTAATAGGCAGTGTCCTTGTACTGGGTGAAGATGAGGATCTTCTTACCATTCAATGTTGGAATATGTGAAAGTCTCTCAGATTTGTATTTTGGAATTGCAATGAGATTTTTCAGGGCTTCGAGCTTGGGATCGTTCTTATAACAGAAAATTCTTGATTTAACGATCTCGTCTTCATCCCTCGGAACCACCCCAAGTACCTTGAAATCGCCATTCTCTTCAACTTTAAGCCCGTCAAGTGCTTCAAATATATCATCCATCAGCTTTAAATCCTGTTCAAGCTTGTCTAAGGCTACCCTTAACCCTATCCTGATTTTTTCAATCGACGAACCCAGGGGATTGTACTCTTCAGCATATTCGTTCAACAATTTGATGACCTTATCAAACCGTGTTTCCTCATCTTCAGCCTCCGCGTTGAACTCCTCTGAGACCTCTTCAAGGTCTTTTTTGATCTTAGCCTTTTCCAAAGCCTCCCGAATCAGCTCCTTCAATTCCTCCTCGCTCATTATTTTGTCGACATCTTTCTTAAACCGGGAGTAGAAGATTCTCTCCTTCTCATAGATCTTCCTGAGGGTTGTTTCAAAGGCGAATATATCGCTCTCCAGCCTCTTACCGAGCAAGAGTCTGAACAGGTCAGAGACC
The window above is part of the Thermococcus sp. P6 genome. Proteins encoded here:
- a CDS encoding Eco57I restriction-modification methylase domain-containing protein; this translates as MKDIKILDPAVGSGHFLESAIKVLVDIYQNLKDRVKTAGIEKLEILVANDEGRIEPFNLLEIPEKEGMFEIYVKFFIILSRNVYGVDIKPSALKVAKARLFLTLARHFNADAGVFIRFPNVHFNLREGNSLIGYVNLPRKETKDGEEPREKQKSLLSFILKEQEIQDIEKRIKVDEELKEYLPSIAKALGIKGNILREVEEMNRILAKKEIDWRDFERVLKTKEKLTRILVASLNSKYAVKLNGLLNYITHLFNGKLDEKFAGEHGIDLDELKKIKTFHWAFEFPEVMLRENPGFDVVVGNPPYGKIKNMDIPKHEKAIFSKIYKHFYTKIGANIDLYKMFLERSISYVSKSGYYSFLVPIMFWGDKESFELRKLYLNYHIKAILHFPLETTTYLFKKGINYEVSIFILKKANMEKTNYTIYVFPFITTEQVENLNSIVGQRIDKNYIYENSKLLRLPLLRNEKEKEIIEYLKKYKTFGNYIKGEPLGWIFDGKLHETNDKKYLSSKPTGELAVASNHIKDWFVDLEPREEEKRWIKNGDEFRKRKLNKQILSAKTVGELMKISPKLVGRQMANRGEKRKLHFSILFGDYILTNGVRVIILKNDYHKFKYYAILLSLFNSSLLDWRFQKYSLTYNIKPYELEELPIIDLNNPNLNSLVIIAKYMLFLKQYQNYFAKKDKHLQYIIDYFDNLIDCLVYELYLGDVIKIPIRQFVEDKLEDIDLPDNLLETSEKEREELLLNIKKVFDALEKDKKLNENLQLIKLHPWVKAIYTSLGG
- a CDS encoding helicase-related protein, which codes for MLGVDSTKIIDNTSGRFLKDAIRDMLRDSIEAKFAVGYFFLSGFDLVEEDFPKNASKKPFLKLVMGNETTLPTKEEIIEGYNLRELFKQRMIEELQSRELTDRQIDRLKKLRDYIAKGLIDIKLYDKARLHAKLYLFLKDLGDRHGSPGVAIVGSSNFTAEGLARNKELNVILTERDDVLYLNKWFDELWNESVDFNEDLIKVIEISGAIPGAKYPKLGKFIDPETLFKYLVYKWTEGRILNLSEKDILMEFQLVGVINAIRILNYYNGVILADSVGLGKSFMAAAIIQDFITGNFPHWIPKGKVPAVMLILPPSLISQWEDLLVGRADDRTLAKLKRGEKVRVNSEFFFKKNFKRIIKDDLKREDDLKDDYNHKIYEIYDESGEKLLGKIAFLSLGLFQNYKADLSKGNVDERLKKMADEYDLFVIDEAHKYRNKSTNRWKAARFLRRKSNNVSNKFMLLTATPLNNTIDDIYNLIRIFTDDTFKPFKNKNIAIDELIREYKKLKRRYEENKDDNAKNELKKVAIEIKRNVLDEIMVLRTRKYILEQFKDLEMNGKKLVFKDPKPYSLDYSPFYTDRFNALIKLISKNMDKINFEHTKLYGVRYIVFEEDEEEGKYRIIEVSDLFRLLLGKRLESDIFAFETTLRKIYEKERIFYSRFKKDVDKIMSEEELKELIREALEKAKIKKDLEEVSEEFNAEAEDEETRFDKVIKLLNEYAEEYNPLGSSIEKIRIGLRVALDKLEQDLKLMDDIFEALDGLKVEENGDFKVLGVVPRDEDEIVKSRIFCYKNDPKLEALKNLIAIPKYKSERLSHIPTLNGKKILIFTQYKDTAYYIYHNLREWIEREVDLHPWLKDDKGRLKIALVTGDTDTTTKINYIKRFAPEANGGEKEVERYGEIDILISTDALSEGVNLQDADAVVNFDLPWNPMIIVQRVGRVNRIGNEKDVYVLNFIPSEEIEVLVGILNKLKQKIEDITLVVGKESRILSPEEKISVETFGERIKRISELSMTDLEELGISEEFKQWFKGGIPQEQIDEYRLLNIIQYELGLTKEDFEEVVNLEDGPYYTYVKSGSNRIYSIYEFYRGGYRIDKKIISMGEDGLKEESPLVLLELVKGGAMNPVKLDVAAEKLKKIEEKAEEEVEKLRREFKPKQKGFLYNLLNALILKREEVRDSEEYRKKYNNIVNKLQLLDYHQYSREIKSLLVKNNLIQVERNNNVKINDVKGVVDALYKYFRMKRLDDIESLKVEKKPLGWFYAYNG